One window from the genome of Pedococcus badiiscoriae encodes:
- a CDS encoding cytochrome c oxidase assembly protein, with translation MTVFTLSDIVTRWVVSPFGTLVALLLSVAYAAGLVALRRSGEHVPVLRPLVFYVVGIGSLVLATDGGLAAARSTSFVAAAAQSAVLAAITPIGIALGDPLGLARRALGPGATRGLDRVVGSRVARVVFFPLVGSVVATALHLLVFTTGWLAASVASAWVRELTYAVLLVSGLVFVLPLLGEALVPTWCTAGVRVLIAFGDGLLDAVPGVVVMASPSLLGAPVAAYLAAPDPLWQQRLGGGAMFGIAEVVGLPLLAATVAVWVRSDAREAALVDARLDLEEESDRPWWETDPRFTRRAP, from the coding sequence ATGACCGTCTTCACCCTCAGCGACATCGTCACCCGCTGGGTGGTGTCCCCGTTCGGGACCTTGGTGGCCCTGCTGCTGAGCGTGGCGTACGCAGCAGGACTGGTCGCGCTGCGCCGATCGGGGGAGCACGTGCCCGTGCTCCGACCGCTCGTCTTCTACGTCGTCGGGATCGGTTCGCTGGTGCTGGCGACCGACGGGGGTCTCGCGGCCGCGCGGAGCACGTCGTTCGTGGCCGCCGCAGCCCAGTCGGCGGTCCTCGCGGCGATCACGCCCATCGGTATCGCCCTGGGGGATCCGCTGGGACTGGCGCGGCGTGCACTGGGCCCGGGGGCGACGCGTGGCCTGGACCGGGTGGTGGGCAGCCGCGTGGCCCGAGTCGTGTTCTTCCCCCTGGTCGGCTCGGTGGTCGCCACGGCGTTGCACCTGCTGGTGTTCACCACGGGATGGCTCGCGGCGTCGGTCGCTTCGGCCTGGGTCCGCGAGCTGACGTATGCAGTGCTGTTGGTCAGCGGGTTGGTGTTCGTCCTGCCACTCCTGGGCGAGGCGCTGGTGCCGACCTGGTGCACCGCGGGAGTGCGGGTGTTGATCGCCTTCGGCGACGGCCTGCTCGACGCGGTGCCCGGGGTCGTGGTGATGGCCTCCCCGTCGCTGCTCGGAGCGCCGGTGGCGGCCTACCTGGCCGCACCGGATCCGCTGTGGCAGCAGCGGCTCGGGGGCGGGGCGATGTTCGGGATCGCCGAGGTCGTGGGCCTTCCCCTGCTGGCGGCCACGGTTGCGGTCTGGGTCCGGTCGGACGCGCGCGAGGCAGCGCTCGTCGACGCCCGCCTCGACCTCGAGGAGGAGTCTGATCGTCCGTGGTGGGAGACGGACCCACGGTTCACCCGTCGGGCTCCGTAG
- the msrB gene encoding peptide-methionine (R)-S-oxide reductase MsrB, with the protein MDQTDRTYAVSKTDEEWRAELSPAEYQVLRQAGTERPYVGEYTDTKTEGVYACRACGAELFTSETKFDSHCGWPSFYSPLAGDSVEYIEDVSMGMKRVEVRCATCGSHLGHVFEGEGYGTPTDQRFCINSISMTLRPQADAG; encoded by the coding sequence ATGGACCAGACCGACCGCACGTATGCCGTGTCGAAGACCGACGAGGAATGGCGCGCCGAGCTCAGCCCGGCCGAGTACCAGGTGCTGCGCCAGGCCGGCACCGAGCGCCCCTACGTCGGCGAGTACACCGACACCAAGACCGAAGGTGTCTATGCCTGCCGGGCGTGCGGCGCCGAGCTGTTCACCTCCGAGACGAAGTTCGACAGCCACTGCGGGTGGCCGTCGTTCTACTCGCCGCTGGCGGGCGACTCGGTCGAGTACATCGAGGACGTCTCGATGGGGATGAAGCGGGTCGAGGTGCGCTGCGCCACCTGCGGCAGCCACCTCGGGCACGTCTTCGAGGGTGAGGGCTATGGCACCCCCACAGACCAGCGGTTCTGCATCAACTCGATCTCGATGACCCTGCGCCCCCAGGCCGACGCAGGCTGA
- a CDS encoding polyphosphate kinase 2 family protein — protein sequence MGKGKQDTKASAGKQSKGGKKAMGEPKSKVAGLDATAASDKGVPAPTVFADALRVGDGFILADCDPHSTPGFDGDKKHGEEALAARAGEISQFQERLYAESRGAVKRSLLLVVQGMDTSGKGGIMRHVVGQMDPQGVKYTAFKAPTAEERKHPFLWRIRNAMPSPGQVGVFDRSHYEDVLIVRVHELVPRATWSRRYAQINDFEAKAVADGTTVVKVMLHISSDEQKARLTERLEREDKHWKYNPGDVDERLRWPQYQEAYQAVLEKTSTEAAPWYVVPADRRWYARLAVQNLVLEHLETMNPQWPPAAFDVEAEKQRLAKS from the coding sequence ATGGGCAAGGGGAAGCAGGACACGAAGGCCAGCGCCGGCAAGCAGTCCAAGGGCGGCAAGAAGGCGATGGGCGAGCCGAAGTCGAAGGTCGCGGGCTTGGACGCCACGGCGGCGTCCGACAAGGGCGTCCCGGCGCCCACCGTGTTCGCTGACGCGTTGAGGGTCGGTGACGGGTTCATCCTGGCGGACTGCGACCCGCACTCGACTCCGGGTTTCGACGGGGACAAGAAGCACGGGGAGGAGGCCCTCGCCGCCCGCGCGGGCGAGATCAGCCAGTTCCAGGAGCGGCTGTATGCCGAGTCCAGGGGCGCCGTGAAGCGCTCCCTGTTGTTGGTGGTGCAGGGAATGGACACCTCCGGCAAGGGCGGCATCATGCGCCACGTGGTCGGCCAGATGGACCCGCAGGGCGTCAAGTACACCGCCTTCAAGGCCCCCACGGCCGAGGAGCGCAAGCACCCCTTCCTGTGGCGCATCCGCAACGCCATGCCCAGCCCGGGTCAGGTCGGCGTCTTCGACCGCTCCCACTACGAGGACGTCCTCATCGTCCGGGTCCACGAGCTCGTGCCGCGCGCGACCTGGTCGCGGCGCTACGCCCAGATCAACGACTTCGAGGCCAAGGCCGTCGCTGACGGGACGACGGTGGTCAAGGTGATGCTCCACATTTCGTCGGACGAGCAGAAGGCACGGCTCACCGAACGGCTCGAGCGCGAGGACAAGCACTGGAAGTACAACCCCGGCGACGTCGACGAGCGCCTGCGCTGGCCCCAGTACCAGGAGGCCTACCAGGCCGTTCTCGAGAAGACCTCGACGGAGGCGGCCCCGTGGTACGTCGTTCCGGCCGACCGCAGGTGGTACGCCCGGCTCGCCGTCCAGAACCTGGTCCTGGAGCACCTCGAGACCATGAACCCGCAGTGGCCGCCGGCCGCGTTCGACGTCGAGGCCGAGAAGCAGAGGCTGGCGAAGTCCTGA
- the zapE gene encoding cell division protein ZapE: protein MPGSLLDRSPQLDRGRLVRDLVPPPRFDAERFTTYWPDPSEPSQAAAIERLEAYAASLGQPSRGQWFRRRKASEGSGRGIYLDGGFGVGKTHLLASLWHEAQGPKAFGTFVEYTNLVGALGFQPTVEALSGHQLVCIDEFELDDPGDTVLMATLLGRLAGAGVSLAATSNTLPDALGAGRFAAEDFLREIQALSARFEVLTVDGPDYRHRDSVDSPPPSSEDEVRAGVDIEGGLLDHFVDVTRHLATVHPSRYRSMLDGVTAVGWTHVRPVVDQAVALRLVVLADRLYDADIPVFASGVPLGEVFSAEMLAGGYRKKYFRAISRLTSLARHDVRP from the coding sequence GTGCCCGGCTCCCTTCTCGACCGATCCCCGCAGCTGGACCGCGGGCGGCTGGTGCGCGACTTGGTGCCTCCTCCCAGGTTCGATGCCGAGCGCTTCACGACCTATTGGCCGGATCCGTCCGAGCCCTCCCAGGCGGCGGCGATCGAGCGTCTCGAGGCGTATGCCGCGTCGCTGGGGCAGCCCTCCCGTGGCCAGTGGTTCCGCCGCCGGAAGGCGTCGGAAGGGTCCGGTCGCGGGATCTACCTCGACGGGGGCTTCGGGGTCGGCAAGACCCACCTGCTGGCGTCCTTGTGGCACGAAGCCCAGGGCCCCAAGGCCTTCGGGACCTTCGTGGAGTACACCAACCTCGTCGGCGCCCTCGGCTTCCAGCCCACCGTCGAGGCGCTCAGCGGCCACCAGCTGGTGTGCATCGACGAGTTCGAGCTCGACGATCCCGGCGACACGGTGCTGATGGCGACCCTGCTCGGACGGCTGGCCGGCGCGGGGGTGTCGCTGGCCGCGACGTCCAACACGCTGCCCGACGCGCTGGGGGCGGGACGCTTTGCCGCCGAGGACTTCCTCCGCGAGATCCAGGCCCTGTCCGCGCGTTTCGAGGTCCTGACCGTCGACGGCCCCGACTACCGGCACCGCGACAGCGTGGACAGCCCGCCGCCGTCGTCCGAGGACGAGGTGCGCGCGGGCGTGGACATCGAGGGTGGGCTGCTCGACCACTTCGTCGACGTGACGCGTCACCTCGCGACGGTCCACCCCAGTCGGTACCGCTCGATGCTCGACGGGGTCACCGCTGTCGGGTGGACCCACGTCCGTCCGGTGGTGGACCAGGCCGTCGCACTGCGGCTGGTCGTGCTCGCGGACCGGCTCTACGACGCCGACATCCCCGTGTTCGCCAGTGGCGTGCCGCTCGGCGAGGTGTTCTCCGCGGAGATGCTCGCGGGCGGCTACCGCAAGAAGTACTTCCGGGCGATCTCGAGGCTGACCTCGCTCGCGCGCCACGACGTGCGGCCCTGA
- the hemQ gene encoding hydrogen peroxide-dependent heme synthase, whose amino-acid sequence MSEPHPSNPNAARIREINDSIRYAMWSVFSVTAPLGDSRDVMAKEVEDLFARLESEGVVTRGIYDIGGLRADADFMVWWHAERIEDVQRAYRSLLRTELGHLLEPTWSAAALHRPAEFNKSHIPAFLGDEPPKDFICVYPFVRSYEWYLLPDAERRDMLREHGQQARDFPDVRANTIASFALNDYEWVLAFEADELHRIVDLMRELRASRARMHVREELPFHTGRRVPVDELLASLR is encoded by the coding sequence ATGAGCGAGCCACACCCGTCCAACCCCAACGCAGCCCGGATCCGGGAGATCAACGACTCGATCCGGTATGCCATGTGGTCGGTCTTCTCCGTCACCGCGCCGCTGGGCGACAGCCGGGACGTGATGGCCAAGGAGGTCGAGGACCTCTTCGCCCGGCTCGAGTCAGAAGGCGTCGTGACCCGCGGCATCTATGACATCGGCGGCCTGCGCGCGGACGCCGACTTCATGGTCTGGTGGCACGCCGAGCGCATCGAGGACGTCCAGCGCGCCTACCGCTCGCTGCTGCGCACCGAGCTCGGCCACCTGCTCGAACCCACGTGGTCGGCCGCCGCGCTGCACCGGCCGGCCGAGTTCAACAAGAGCCACATCCCGGCGTTCCTCGGCGACGAGCCGCCCAAGGACTTCATCTGCGTCTATCCGTTCGTGCGGTCCTACGAGTGGTACCTGCTGCCCGACGCCGAGCGTCGCGACATGCTGCGAGAGCACGGCCAGCAGGCTCGCGACTTCCCCGACGTGCGGGCCAACACGATCGCCTCGTTCGCGCTGAACGACTACGAGTGGGTGCTGGCCTTCGAGGCCGACGAGCTGCACCGCATCGTCGACCTGATGCGTGAGCTGCGCGCCTCGCGGGCGCGGATGCACGTCCGCGAGGAGCTGCCGTTCCACACGGGCCGGCGGGTGCCGGTCGACGAGCTGCTCGCGTCCTTGCGCTGA
- a CDS encoding alpha/beta fold hydrolase, translated as MAGGSNPPSPGRKAAIAGAVTTGAALAAGALTSVGAATYFARRVLTPDRQRPDDTQILAVADDSVTLGVNPETVSPGRYGLWLDGERGHARLGEVLELDQGSGRVRRELLGVDFGHLAGGFGRWNQYYFCSPPDRSLGLRTEYVDVLTELGTMPAWVVPAATPSHRWAILVHGRGARRHEGLRAVKPLHDSGINVIIPSYRNDLGARSGPDGRYNLGLSEWRDIEDAGLHAVQRGARELLLVGWSMGGAIVLQTLSRSWLADHVTHVVLDAPVIDWGDVLAHHARANGIPAPIGGLGRALMGRRSARRLVGVHDPVDVAKTNWVARAGELSHPILLIHSVDDEFVPVGPSLALAAARSDLVTMERWDRARHTKEWNVDPGRWERSVAEFVAT; from the coding sequence GTGGCCGGCGGGTCGAACCCTCCGTCACCGGGCCGCAAGGCGGCCATCGCCGGCGCGGTGACGACCGGGGCCGCCCTGGCGGCCGGCGCCCTGACGTCAGTGGGGGCCGCGACGTACTTCGCCCGCCGCGTCCTCACCCCCGACCGCCAGCGTCCCGACGACACCCAGATCCTGGCCGTCGCCGACGACTCGGTGACCCTGGGGGTGAACCCTGAGACGGTCTCGCCGGGGCGGTACGGGCTGTGGCTCGACGGGGAGCGCGGTCACGCCAGGCTGGGCGAGGTCCTGGAGCTCGACCAGGGATCGGGCCGTGTCCGGCGAGAGCTGCTCGGGGTCGACTTCGGACACCTCGCCGGAGGGTTCGGCCGCTGGAACCAGTACTACTTCTGCAGCCCTCCGGACCGGTCGCTGGGGCTGCGCACCGAGTACGTCGACGTCCTCACCGAGCTCGGGACCATGCCGGCCTGGGTGGTCCCCGCGGCAACCCCGTCGCACCGCTGGGCGATCCTCGTGCACGGCCGCGGCGCGAGACGCCACGAGGGACTGCGCGCCGTGAAGCCGTTGCACGACAGCGGGATCAACGTGATCATCCCCAGCTACCGCAACGACCTCGGGGCGCGAAGCGGACCGGACGGGCGCTACAACCTCGGTCTGTCCGAGTGGCGCGACATCGAGGACGCCGGCCTGCACGCCGTCCAGCGCGGGGCGCGCGAGCTGCTCCTGGTGGGCTGGTCGATGGGTGGGGCGATCGTCCTGCAGACCCTCAGCCGCTCCTGGCTGGCCGACCACGTCACCCACGTGGTGCTCGATGCGCCGGTCATCGACTGGGGTGACGTGCTGGCGCACCACGCGCGGGCCAACGGCATCCCGGCTCCCATCGGCGGCCTCGGCCGTGCGCTGATGGGCCGCCGATCGGCCCGACGCCTCGTGGGCGTGCACGACCCCGTGGACGTCGCCAAGACGAACTGGGTGGCGCGGGCCGGCGAGCTGTCGCACCCGATCCTGCTGATCCACTCGGTCGACGACGAGTTCGTGCCCGTGGGTCCCTCGCTGGCCCTGGCGGCCGCCCGGTCCGACCTGGTGACGATGGAGCGGTGGGACAGGGCTCGGCACACCAAGGAGTGGAACGTCGACCCTGGTCGCTGGGAGAGGTCGGTCGCGGAGTTCGTGGCGACCTGA
- a CDS encoding dihydrofolate reductase family protein, whose translation MRLLLDSSGTHAPGAQIDAAALPDLYAAPARRWLRANFVATLDGAANGTDQRSGSINTEADHVVFDLLRRMTDVVVVGAGTVRAEGYPSLQAEDPQAPPLVVVSHSGQLPVSVAEGPPGSVLLVTRSGADARALDASRDLIGEEFVLTSGADEVDLVRMRNMLEDKGFRQILCEGGPTLLGSLLRAGVVDELDLTWSPLIVGGEHPAIVNGPEVNLPASPAVLLEEGGSILGRWFVNR comes from the coding sequence ATGCGCCTGCTGCTCGACTCGTCCGGCACCCACGCCCCCGGTGCACAGATCGACGCCGCTGCCCTGCCGGACCTCTACGCCGCGCCGGCCCGTCGCTGGCTGCGGGCCAACTTCGTGGCCACCCTGGACGGCGCCGCGAACGGCACTGACCAGCGTTCGGGGAGCATCAACACCGAGGCGGACCACGTCGTCTTCGACCTGCTGCGCCGGATGACCGACGTGGTGGTCGTCGGGGCGGGCACCGTCCGGGCCGAGGGCTACCCGTCCCTCCAGGCCGAGGACCCCCAGGCACCGCCCCTCGTGGTGGTCAGCCACTCCGGACAGCTGCCGGTGAGCGTCGCCGAGGGACCCCCCGGATCGGTCCTGCTCGTGACCCGCAGCGGCGCCGACGCGCGCGCGCTGGACGCCTCCCGCGACCTGATCGGCGAGGAGTTCGTGCTGACGTCGGGCGCGGACGAGGTCGACCTGGTGCGGATGCGAAACATGCTGGAGGACAAGGGCTTTCGACAGATCCTGTGCGAGGGCGGTCCGACCCTGCTCGGGAGCCTCCTGCGCGCGGGGGTCGTCGACGAGCTCGACCTCACCTGGTCGCCGCTCATCGTGGGCGGCGAGCACCCGGCCATCGTGAACGGACCGGAGGTCAACCTGCCCGCCTCGCCTGCCGTGCTCCTGGAGGAGGGCGGCAGCATCCTCGGACGCTGGTTCGTCAACCGCTGA
- a CDS encoding VOC family protein, which translates to MPDIEAAHAFYADTLGLEVTQDHGILSIQLGGGHRAIAYPKPDHQPAGFTILNFPVADIEATVDELTSRGVVFERYEGTQMETDAKGIFRKGGPLIAWFTDPAGNVMSVIEQ; encoded by the coding sequence GTGCCCGACATCGAGGCCGCCCACGCGTTCTACGCCGACACTCTCGGGCTGGAGGTGACGCAGGACCACGGCATCCTCAGCATCCAGCTCGGAGGTGGCCACCGCGCCATCGCGTACCCGAAGCCGGACCACCAGCCCGCCGGCTTCACGATCCTCAACTTCCCGGTGGCGGACATCGAGGCGACCGTCGACGAGCTGACGTCCAGAGGGGTGGTCTTCGAGAGGTACGAAGGCACGCAGATGGAGACCGACGCCAAGGGGATCTTCCGCAAGGGTGGTCCACTCATCGCCTGGTTCACCGACCCCGCGGGCAACGTGATGTCGGTGATCGAGCAGTAG
- the hemG gene encoding protoporphyrinogen oxidase, with translation MAGSRIVIVGGGIAGLACAWDLSHAVPDATITVLDASDRPGGKLRREPVAGVALDVGAESMLARRPEALDLLSELGADDEVVHPDTTSASIWSRGDLHPLPKGTLMGIPSPPASALGILSADEVARAEHETPWGSDDFEDVSVGEYVAARLGDAVVDRLVEPLLGGVYAGQARALSLRACLPSVFAAAKRGQSLAETAAASAASAAAASAATSETAGVPVAGAPAPVFAGLVGGVGRLAELLTESLRARGVTIRSGAIVRELHRHPDGEHGHLEPTAPGGGWSVVVGPRPRPERFVADAVVIAVPAAPASRLLAAHLPDAARALREIEYASMAIITLAVGAPGPTTVPLPGSGFLVPAVEGRTIKASTFSSTKWRWTAEAADDLSFLRASVGRYGETSDLQRPDDELVAIAVAEVSEALGHQLPRVVDTHVQRWGGALPQYTVGHLDRVARIRTAAAGAPGLELAGAAYEGVGIPACIASGRAAAVAVATHLRTRATGAGR, from the coding sequence ATGGCCGGGTCACGGATCGTCATCGTCGGGGGAGGCATCGCCGGACTGGCCTGCGCCTGGGACCTGTCGCACGCGGTTCCCGACGCGACGATCACCGTCCTCGACGCGTCCGACCGCCCCGGCGGCAAGCTCAGGCGTGAGCCGGTGGCGGGGGTCGCCCTGGACGTGGGGGCCGAGTCGATGCTGGCCAGGCGGCCCGAGGCGCTCGACCTGCTCTCCGAGCTCGGCGCGGACGACGAGGTCGTCCACCCCGACACGACGTCGGCGTCCATCTGGTCACGCGGCGACCTGCACCCGCTGCCCAAGGGCACGCTCATGGGGATCCCGTCGCCGCCAGCCTCGGCCCTCGGCATCCTGTCGGCCGACGAGGTGGCGCGAGCGGAACACGAGACGCCCTGGGGCAGTGACGACTTCGAGGACGTGTCGGTCGGGGAGTACGTCGCCGCCCGCCTGGGCGACGCTGTGGTCGACCGCCTCGTCGAGCCCCTCCTCGGTGGGGTGTATGCCGGGCAGGCCCGGGCGTTGTCGTTGCGCGCCTGCCTGCCGTCGGTGTTCGCGGCGGCGAAGCGCGGCCAGTCCCTGGCTGAGACCGCGGCCGCCTCCGCCGCCTCAGCCGCGGCCGCCTCGGCCGCCACGAGTGAAACCGCAGGCGTCCCGGTGGCTGGTGCGCCCGCACCCGTCTTCGCCGGCCTCGTCGGCGGCGTGGGCCGTCTCGCCGAGCTGCTGACCGAGTCCCTCCGGGCCCGCGGCGTGACGATCCGCAGCGGCGCCATCGTCCGCGAGCTCCACCGTCACCCCGACGGTGAGCACGGCCACCTCGAGCCCACCGCGCCCGGCGGCGGCTGGTCGGTCGTGGTCGGACCCCGTCCTCGGCCCGAGCGGTTTGTCGCCGATGCCGTCGTCATCGCGGTTCCGGCCGCCCCCGCCAGCCGCCTGCTCGCCGCGCACCTTCCCGACGCGGCACGGGCACTGCGCGAGATCGAGTACGCGTCGATGGCAATCATCACCCTCGCCGTCGGGGCGCCGGGGCCGACCACGGTGCCGCTGCCGGGCTCGGGGTTCCTCGTGCCGGCCGTCGAGGGCCGGACCATCAAGGCCAGCACGTTCTCCTCGACGAAGTGGCGCTGGACCGCGGAGGCAGCCGACGACCTGTCCTTCCTGCGCGCCTCGGTGGGCCGGTACGGCGAGACCAGCGACCTGCAGCGGCCCGACGACGAGCTCGTCGCGATCGCCGTCGCAGAGGTGAGCGAGGCGCTCGGCCACCAGCTGCCTCGCGTCGTGGACACCCATGTCCAGCGCTGGGGAGGTGCCCTCCCGCAGTACACCGTCGGGCACCTCGACCGCGTCGCCCGCATCCGGACCGCCGCCGCGGGGGCGCCCGGGCTGGAGCTGGCAGGCGCGGCATACGAGGGCGTGGGCATCCCGGCGTGCATCGCCAGTGGGCGTGCGGCGGCGGTGGCCGTGGCCACCCACCTGCGGACGCGTGCGACCGGCGCGGGAAGATAG
- a CDS encoding ATP-dependent DNA ligase → MVAKATELEVPGGPDGSRLVRISSPDRLIWPDDGISKLDLARYAVDVSDGFMGALRNRPVTLQRFPEGITGEEFWTKNPPKGMPDFIHPVMCTYPSGRRHLQVVVEEPAAVVWAIQMNTVTFHPWPVRTSDVDKPDELRIDLDPQPGRDFKDAVEAALVLRELLTEVGLTGWAKTSGNRGVHVFVRIAPTHEFLDVRHGVIGIARELERRLPDLVTTSWWKEQRGERVFVDFNQACRDRTIASAYSPRPLPGAPVSMPVTWDALSSVSPSDFTVLTVPGIVAAQGDAWADMDKAVGDVTAAIALWDKDIEERGLGELNFPPDYPKMPGEPPRVQPSKRRQDKSDEDYMPPKAERDADLRSVWGPVVPPVAPMLAKPVKGIPTGDYLFEPKWDGFRSIIFRSGDQVEIGSRNEKPMTRYFPEVVEAVLANFPDKCVVDGEIVLIGATGDRLDFDALQQRIHPAASRVKRLASETPASFVAFDLLALGEDDLTQRPFGERRALLEQALAQAKAPIHLTRATDDPAVAKDWFEQFEGAGLDGVIAKPLDIAYVPDKRLMLKIKHERTADCVVAGYRTHKAGDDLIGSLLLGLYTDEGSLMSVGVIGAFPMARRKELFDELQPLVTDFDDHPWAWAKEEMGSRTPTSGATSRWNAGKDLSFTPLRPERVVEVRYDHMEGARFRHTAQFVRWRPDREPRSCTYDQLEEPVSFDLADVLGER, encoded by the coding sequence ATGGTGGCAAAGGCAACCGAGCTGGAGGTCCCGGGGGGACCTGACGGATCGCGACTGGTGCGGATCTCGAGCCCCGACCGGCTGATCTGGCCCGATGACGGCATCTCCAAGCTCGACCTGGCGCGCTACGCCGTCGACGTCTCGGACGGCTTCATGGGGGCCCTGCGCAACCGTCCCGTCACGCTCCAGCGGTTCCCCGAGGGCATCACGGGCGAGGAGTTCTGGACCAAGAACCCGCCCAAGGGCATGCCTGACTTCATCCACCCGGTGATGTGCACGTATCCCTCCGGGCGCAGGCACCTGCAGGTCGTGGTGGAGGAGCCCGCCGCCGTGGTGTGGGCGATCCAGATGAACACGGTGACGTTCCACCCGTGGCCGGTCCGCACCTCCGACGTCGACAAGCCCGACGAGCTGCGCATCGACCTCGACCCGCAGCCGGGACGCGACTTCAAGGACGCGGTCGAGGCGGCCCTCGTGCTGCGCGAGCTACTCACCGAGGTCGGCCTGACCGGCTGGGCCAAGACGTCCGGCAACCGCGGCGTGCACGTGTTCGTCCGGATCGCGCCCACCCACGAGTTCCTCGACGTGCGGCACGGGGTCATCGGCATCGCCCGTGAGCTCGAACGTCGCCTGCCCGACCTCGTGACCACCTCGTGGTGGAAGGAGCAACGCGGTGAGCGGGTCTTCGTCGACTTCAACCAGGCGTGCCGCGACCGCACCATCGCGTCGGCCTACAGCCCCCGCCCACTGCCCGGGGCGCCGGTGAGTATGCCGGTCACCTGGGACGCGCTTTCGAGTGTCAGCCCCAGCGACTTCACCGTGCTCACCGTGCCGGGGATCGTCGCTGCCCAGGGGGATGCGTGGGCGGACATGGACAAGGCGGTCGGTGACGTGACTGCGGCAATCGCCTTGTGGGACAAGGACATCGAGGAGAGGGGCCTGGGCGAGCTGAACTTCCCGCCGGACTACCCGAAGATGCCGGGGGAGCCGCCGCGGGTGCAGCCGAGCAAGCGCCGTCAGGACAAGTCCGACGAGGACTACATGCCGCCGAAGGCCGAGCGGGATGCCGACCTGCGCTCCGTGTGGGGTCCGGTGGTGCCCCCGGTGGCGCCGATGCTCGCCAAGCCCGTGAAGGGCATCCCTACCGGTGACTACCTGTTCGAGCCGAAGTGGGACGGGTTCCGCTCGATCATCTTCCGCTCGGGCGACCAGGTCGAGATCGGCAGCCGCAACGAGAAGCCGATGACGCGCTACTTCCCCGAGGTCGTCGAGGCGGTGCTGGCGAACTTCCCCGACAAGTGCGTCGTGGACGGCGAGATCGTGCTCATCGGGGCGACCGGCGACCGCCTCGACTTCGACGCGTTGCAGCAGCGGATCCACCCCGCTGCCAGCCGGGTGAAGAGGCTGGCGTCGGAGACGCCCGCGAGCTTCGTGGCCTTCGACCTGCTGGCTCTCGGCGAGGACGACCTGACGCAGCGCCCCTTCGGCGAACGGCGCGCCCTGCTCGAGCAGGCGCTGGCGCAGGCCAAGGCACCGATCCACCTGACGAGGGCCACCGACGACCCGGCCGTCGCGAAGGACTGGTTCGAGCAGTTCGAAGGGGCCGGCCTCGACGGCGTCATCGCGAAGCCGCTGGACATCGCCTACGTCCCTGACAAGCGGCTGATGCTCAAGATCAAGCACGAGCGCACCGCCGACTGCGTCGTGGCGGGCTACCGCACCCACAAGGCCGGCGACGACCTCATCGGCTCGCTGCTCCTCGGCCTGTACACCGACGAAGGTTCCCTGATGAGCGTCGGCGTGATCGGGGCGTTCCCGATGGCTCGGCGCAAGGAGCTGTTCGACGAGCTGCAGCCCCTGGTCACCGACTTCGACGACCACCCGTGGGCCTGGGCGAAGGAGGAGATGGGCAGTCGCACCCCGACCAGCGGGGCGACGTCGCGCTGGAACGCGGGCAAGGACCTGTCCTTCACCCCGCTGCGGCCCGAGCGGGTCGTCGAGGTGAGGTACGACCACATGGAGGGTGCGCGGTTCCGTCACACCGCCCAGTTCGTCCGCTGGCGCCCCGACCGTGAGCCGCGGTCGTGCACCTACGACCAGCTCGAGGAGCCGGTCAGCTTCGACCTCGCCGACGTGCTGGGGGAGCGCTAG